Proteins from a single region of Fundulus heteroclitus isolate FHET01 chromosome 12, MU-UCD_Fhet_4.1, whole genome shotgun sequence:
- the LOC105928162 gene encoding C-C motif chemokine 20 — protein sequence MASKVAALLLLGLVCFQLATAQMVMDCCLSVSEKRLNPKNLVSYRNQVAGMGCDISATVFVNKKGLKLCMVPAEENAWVQHLIKVLDKRRLSHH from the exons ATGGCCTCCAAGGTTGCAGCCCTGCTCTTGCTCGGTCTCGTTTGCTTCCAGCTGGCGACAG CTCAGATGGTGATGGACTGCTGCCTGAGTGTCAGTGAAAAACGCCTGAATCCCAAAAACCTGGTGAGCTACAGGAACCAGGTTGCCGGCATGGGCTGCGACATCAGTGCCACCGT GTTTGTCAATAAGAAAGGCTTGAAGCTGTGCATGGTTCCTGCCGAAGAGAACGCATGGGTGCAGCACCTTATCAAGGTTTTGGacaagaggagactgtctcatcattaa